One genomic region from Prinia subflava isolate CZ2003 ecotype Zambia unplaced genomic scaffold, Cam_Psub_1.2 scaffold_90_NEW, whole genome shotgun sequence encodes:
- the LOC134546461 gene encoding basic proline-rich protein-like translates to MVASRQWLLSQAHAPGVYRPSQTPHLPLSPERVAAGARRPLGARSESPPRGSPPRLTGCNSFRFSEQPDALINPRCLGLMGHARDSLAVAILENNLSTTDAMVIGLQLLISPRRSSREDLGIKTVRHSRSASGTVPAPAEAGRRPGDPPRGPTPAREPLGRRRPRPRAGPPPPPPPEDRRRRRRRPAAAAAGAPAAARRRAGEGGGGRRPPQLGRSTGRARRASRVAAARARRAPRHPGGPRGAHSPARGASSSRGARPAPLRAPARPTQPLEPILIPKLRIRLADFPYLHCSNMPEAVHLGDLLRIWVRPGARLTPSPPDFHGPARAHRTPPEPRRFPRRGPLSRGEPIPGRPALHKEKRTLPGAPAGFSGIGCVTALGASRRPSPPLRIRGSEPDSLSIG, encoded by the exons ATGGTAGCCTCGCGCCAGTGGCTCCTCAGCCAAGCGCACGCACCAGGG GTGTACCGCCCCAGTCAAACTCCCCACCTGCCGCTGTCCCCGGAGCGGGTCGCGGCCGGCGCGCGCCGGCCGCTTGGCGCCAGAAGCGAGAGCCCCCCTCGGGGCTCGCCCCCCCGCCTCACCGG CTGCAACAGCTTTAGGTTCTCGGAACAGCCAGACGCACTAATAAACCCCCGCTGCCTGGGGTTGATGGGACATGCCCGCGACAGCCTCGCGGTAGCGATCCTGGAGAACAACCTAAGCACCACAGATGCAATGGTGATAGGCCTCCAGTTATTGATATCACCAAGACGCTCCTCCCGGGAGGACTTGGGTATCAAAACTGTCCGGCATTCCCGGAGTGCATCCGGTACCGTTCCG GCGCCGGCCGAGGCGGGGCGCCggcccggggaccccccccggGGACCCACCCCCGCGCGCGAACCGCTCGGCCGACGCCGGCCGCGGCCGCGcgccgggccgccgccgccgccgccgccggagGACCGGCGACGACGACGACGacggccggcggcggccgccgctGGGGCGCCGGCCGCGGCAAGGCGGAGGGCGGGCGAAggggggggcgggcggcgcccGCCGCAGCTGGGGCGATCCACGGGAAGGGCCCGGCGCGCGTCCAGAGTCGCCGCCGCGCGCGCGCGCCGCGCGCCCCGGCACCCGGGCGGGCCACGCGGAGCGCACTCACCCGCGCGCGGCGCCTCGTCCAGCCGCGGCGCGCGCCCAGCCCCGCTTCGCGCCCCAGCCCGACCGACCCAGCCCTTAGAGCCAATCCTTATCCCGAAGTTACGGATCCGGCTTGCCGACTTCCCTTACCTACATTGTTCCAACATGCCAGAGGCTGTTCACCTTGGAGACCTGCTGCGGATATGGGTACGGCCCGGCGCGAGACTTACACCCTCTCCCCCGGATTTTCACGGGCCAGCGAGAGCTCACCGGACGCCGCCGGAACCGCGACGCTTTCCAAGGCGCGGGCCCCTCTCTCGGGGCGAACCCATTCCAGGGCGCCCGGCCCTtcacaaagaaaagagaactcTCCCCGGGGCTCCCGCCGGCTTCTCCGGGATCGGTTGCGTCACCGCACTGGGCGCCTCGCGGCGCCCGTCTCCGCCACTCCGGATTCGGGGATCTGAACCCGACTCCCTTTCGATCGGCTGA